The Nocardioides sp. S-1144 genome includes a region encoding these proteins:
- a CDS encoding mechanosensitive ion channel family protein, whose protein sequence is MPVPDIVALGALPRPFGPALVANPCAEGESVCNTVFDQTNNDTLARYSDVLIGKPLALMGLLLLAVTLRWLVHKVIDRIVRRAAHGVLPDRVALGASQRRSQRAEAMGSLLKSIVTGLLVAVFGTMMLSEIGVDIAPIIASAGIVGLALGFGAQSLVKDFLSGVFMIIEDQYGVGDDVDLGEAIGTVEAVTLRMTRLRDVNGTVWYVPNGQIVRVGNQSQNWARTVLDVSVAYHEDLARVRRVLSEVAHDLWEDDDFKGQVIEEPSVWGVQDLGVDGVTVRVVLKTTPGEQWAVAREMRQRIKNRFDYEGIEKPFPQRVVWQREEPARRRPDDVEGGA, encoded by the coding sequence ATGCCCGTACCCGACATCGTCGCGCTCGGTGCGCTCCCCCGACCCTTCGGCCCGGCCCTCGTGGCCAATCCGTGCGCCGAGGGCGAGAGCGTCTGCAACACCGTCTTCGACCAGACCAACAACGACACCCTCGCGCGCTACTCCGACGTCCTGATCGGCAAGCCGCTGGCCCTGATGGGGCTGCTGCTGCTCGCCGTCACCCTGCGCTGGCTCGTCCACAAGGTGATCGACCGGATCGTGCGGCGCGCCGCCCACGGCGTCCTGCCCGACCGGGTCGCCCTCGGGGCCAGCCAGCGGCGCAGCCAGCGCGCCGAGGCGATGGGGAGCCTGCTCAAGAGCATCGTCACCGGGCTCCTGGTCGCCGTCTTCGGCACCATGATGCTCAGCGAGATCGGCGTCGACATCGCCCCGATCATCGCCAGCGCCGGCATCGTCGGGCTCGCCCTCGGCTTCGGCGCCCAGTCGCTGGTGAAGGACTTCCTCTCCGGCGTCTTCATGATCATCGAGGACCAGTACGGCGTCGGCGACGACGTCGACCTCGGCGAGGCGATCGGCACCGTCGAGGCCGTCACCCTGCGGATGACGCGGCTGCGCGACGTCAACGGCACCGTCTGGTACGTCCCGAACGGGCAGATCGTGCGCGTCGGCAACCAGAGCCAGAACTGGGCCCGCACCGTGCTCGACGTCAGCGTGGCCTACCACGAGGACCTGGCCCGGGTCCGGCGCGTGCTCAGCGAGGTCGCGCACGACCTCTGGGAGGACGACGACTTCAAGGGTCAGGTCATCGAGGAGCCCTCCGTGTGGGGCGTCCAGGACCTCGGCGTCGACGGCGTCACGGTGCGCGTCGTGCTCAAGACCACGCCCGGCGAGCAGTGGGCCGTGGCCCGCGAGATGCGCCAGCGCATCAAGAACCGCTTCGACTACGAGGGCATCGAGAAGCCCTTCCCGCAGCGCGTGGTGTGGCAGCGCGAGGAGCCGGCGCGCCGGCGACCCGACGACGTCGAGGGCGGCGCCTGA
- a CDS encoding DUF5130 family protein produces the protein MPAGEYLSEADRSSLDVVMRKAEQTCRAEFSIFVGRAQGEPRAFATSLHNSMVAPARSILIMVDPDARSVEVVTGGFVRETLTDAQVELATATMAEAFADGDLVGGLRHGIRQLGEHARTARPRKA, from the coding sequence GTGCCCGCTGGTGAGTACCTGAGCGAGGCCGACCGGTCCTCGCTCGACGTGGTGATGCGCAAGGCCGAGCAGACCTGCCGTGCGGAGTTCTCGATCTTCGTCGGCCGCGCCCAGGGCGAGCCCCGCGCGTTCGCGACGAGCCTGCACAACTCGATGGTCGCGCCGGCGCGCAGCATCCTGATCATGGTCGACCCCGACGCCCGCAGCGTCGAGGTCGTCACCGGGGGCTTCGTGCGCGAGACCCTCACCGACGCGCAGGTCGAGCTGGCCACCGCGACGATGGCCGAGGCCTTCGCCGACGGCGACCTCGTCGGCGGGCTGCGCCACGGCATCCGGCAGCTGGGCGAGCACGCCCGCACCGCCCGCCCGCGCAAGGCCTGA
- the pepN gene encoding aminopeptidase N, with amino-acid sequence MPGTNLTRDEAATRAALLDVTSYSIDLDLTTAPDSTTDTFGSTTTIAFTCREPGASTFADLVGATVHELTLNGAPLDPATYADSRIPLPDLQADNLLVVRADCTYSTSGEGLHRFVDPVDDRVYLYSQFEVPDARRVFTTFEQPDLKSVFTFRVTAPDHWKVVSNAPTPEPEALDGGAAVWTFPPTKRMSTYITAVVAGEYHAVFDTYEGQFGEIPLGHYCRQSLVEHLDRDELVKITRQSFEFFERQFGYPYPFEKYDQLYVPEYNMGAMENAGCVTLRDEYLPRSRQPRSFYEFRCSVITHEMAHMWFGDLVTMKWWDDLWLNESFAEWACYWCEAEATEFTDAWTGFANARKQTGYRADQLPSTHPIAADNHDLEAVEVNFDMITYAKGASVLKQLVAWVGLEPFIAGLRQYFQDHAFGNTEFGDLLVALERSSGRELGSWAEEWLQTAGVNTLTPEFELDADGAYTRLAVRQTAAADQPTLRRHRLGIGLYDEVANEQGEPRLVRRDYIEVDVEGESTDIEAAVGQRQPALLLLNDGDLAYAKIRLDERSLATVVGGLSRLDDSLARALVWGATWDMTRDAELSATDFVSLVLANIGSETDAWGVTRIPAYAALAVNSYSAPAHRDELRLQWERGLRGLLDAAEPGSDSQLTFARSYAGAAHTDEALDALESLLDGSLVVEGLAVDDDLRWSLVTALAARGRADDARIDEVLATDNTISGQEHAAAARAAMPTAEAKETAWRLGMLEAGTPNETARSIVLSFMRSGQEEVLAPYVEKYLDLVDSTWERIGAHRGSVALEHFFPKPLASAELLDKVDAYLATTTANPGAVRYVREGRAEVARALAAQAKDAG; translated from the coding sequence ATGCCTGGAACCAACCTGACACGGGACGAGGCCGCTACCCGCGCCGCACTCCTCGACGTGACGTCGTACTCCATCGACCTGGACCTGACGACGGCACCCGACAGCACCACCGACACCTTCGGCTCCACGACCACGATCGCCTTCACCTGCCGCGAGCCCGGCGCCTCGACGTTCGCCGACCTGGTCGGCGCCACCGTCCACGAGCTGACCCTCAACGGCGCCCCGCTCGACCCCGCGACCTACGCCGACAGCCGGATCCCGCTGCCCGACCTGCAGGCAGACAACCTGCTCGTCGTCCGCGCCGACTGCACCTACTCCACCAGCGGGGAGGGCCTGCACCGCTTCGTCGACCCCGTCGACGACCGGGTCTACCTCTACTCGCAGTTCGAGGTCCCCGACGCCCGCCGCGTCTTCACCACCTTCGAGCAGCCCGACCTCAAGAGCGTCTTCACCTTCCGCGTCACCGCCCCCGACCACTGGAAGGTCGTCTCCAACGCCCCCACGCCCGAGCCCGAGGCGCTCGACGGCGGCGCGGCGGTGTGGACCTTCCCGCCCACGAAGCGGATGTCGACCTACATCACCGCCGTCGTCGCCGGCGAGTACCACGCCGTCTTCGACACCTACGAGGGCCAGTTCGGCGAGATCCCGCTCGGCCACTACTGCCGGCAGTCCCTGGTCGAGCACCTCGACCGCGACGAGCTGGTGAAGATCACCCGGCAGAGCTTCGAGTTCTTCGAGCGCCAGTTCGGCTACCCCTACCCGTTCGAGAAGTACGACCAGCTCTACGTGCCGGAGTACAACATGGGCGCGATGGAGAACGCCGGCTGCGTGACCCTGCGCGACGAGTACCTCCCCCGCTCGCGCCAGCCGCGCTCGTTCTACGAGTTCCGCTGCTCGGTGATCACCCACGAGATGGCCCACATGTGGTTCGGCGACCTCGTGACCATGAAGTGGTGGGACGACCTCTGGCTCAACGAGTCGTTCGCCGAGTGGGCCTGCTACTGGTGCGAGGCCGAGGCGACCGAGTTCACCGACGCGTGGACCGGTTTCGCGAACGCCCGCAAGCAGACCGGCTACCGCGCCGACCAGCTGCCCAGCACCCACCCGATCGCCGCCGACAACCACGACCTCGAGGCGGTCGAGGTCAACTTCGACATGATCACCTACGCCAAGGGCGCCTCGGTGCTCAAGCAGCTGGTCGCGTGGGTCGGGCTGGAGCCGTTCATCGCCGGCCTGCGGCAGTACTTCCAGGACCACGCGTTCGGCAACACCGAGTTCGGCGACCTCCTCGTCGCGCTCGAGCGCTCCTCGGGCCGCGAGCTCGGCAGCTGGGCCGAGGAGTGGCTCCAGACCGCCGGCGTCAACACGCTGACCCCCGAGTTCGAGCTCGACGCCGACGGCGCCTACACCCGGCTCGCGGTCCGCCAGACCGCCGCGGCCGACCAGCCGACGCTGCGCCGGCACCGCCTCGGCATCGGCCTGTACGACGAGGTCGCCAACGAGCAGGGCGAGCCCCGCCTGGTGCGACGCGACTACATCGAGGTCGACGTCGAGGGCGAGTCCACCGACATCGAGGCGGCCGTCGGGCAGCGGCAGCCCGCGCTGCTGCTCCTCAACGACGGCGACCTGGCCTACGCCAAGATCCGCCTCGACGAGCGCTCCCTCGCCACCGTCGTCGGCGGGCTCTCCCGCCTCGACGACTCGCTCGCCCGGGCCCTGGTCTGGGGCGCCACCTGGGACATGACCCGCGACGCCGAGCTCTCGGCCACCGACTTCGTGAGCCTCGTGCTCGCCAACATCGGCAGCGAGACCGACGCCTGGGGCGTCACCCGGATCCCGGCCTACGCCGCCCTCGCGGTGAACTCCTACTCCGCGCCGGCCCACCGCGACGAGCTGCGCCTGCAGTGGGAGCGCGGGCTGCGCGGGCTCCTCGACGCGGCCGAGCCGGGCAGCGACTCCCAGCTCACCTTCGCCCGCTCCTACGCCGGTGCCGCCCACACCGACGAGGCGCTCGACGCCCTCGAGTCGCTGCTCGACGGCTCGCTGGTGGTCGAGGGCCTCGCGGTCGACGACGACCTGCGGTGGAGCCTCGTCACCGCCCTGGCCGCGCGCGGTCGTGCCGACGACGCCCGCATCGACGAGGTGCTGGCCACCGACAACACGATCTCCGGGCAGGAGCACGCGGCAGCGGCGCGCGCGGCGATGCCGACGGCCGAGGCCAAGGAGACCGCCTGGCGCCTCGGCATGCTCGAAGCCGGCACCCCGAACGAGACCGCGCGCAGCATCGTGCTCTCGTTCATGCGCTCGGGCCAGGAGGAGGTGCTCGCGCCGTACGTCGAGAAGTACCTCGACCTCGTCGACAGCACCTGGGAGCGGATCGGCGCCCACCGGGGCTCGGTCGCCCTGGAGCACTTCTTCCCGAAGCCGCTGGCCTCCGCCGAGCTGCTCGACAAGGTCGACGCCTACCTCGCCACCACGACCGCCAACCCGGGCGCGGTGCGCTACGTGCGGGAGGGCCGCGCCGAGGTCGCCCGCGCCCTGGCCGCGCAGGCCAAGGACGCCGGCTGA